From the genome of Deltaproteobacteria bacterium, one region includes:
- a CDS encoding TraB/GumN family protein, translating to MNFTRQTPPETLPASVTVLSDPERTIYLIGTAHVSTESVNDVRTTITTVQPDTVCVELCPARLASMTNRDAWRKMDIFKVIKEKKALFLLAQLVLASFYRKIGEQLGVQPGAEMLEGVRLARETGAVLIPADRAVDVTLKRVWGGLGLWSRMKMLAQMLAGILGATDIDRESVENLKNHDQLEAVMGTLAQTFPEIKERLIDERDLYLSEKIRQSPGQAIVAVVGAGHVPGIVRNIGREIDLGPLTVVPKPSGWGTFWKWFIPTLIIGILVYGFATGGAAHSVGSISIWVLVNGSLSALGAALALAHPATIAATFVAAPLTSLNPMIAAGWVAGLVQAWVKKPTVADLEDIPNAIGTLRGFWGNPVCRILLVVVLANIGSSIGTFVSGSWIAARTF from the coding sequence ATGAATTTCACCCGACAAACCCCTCCCGAAACCCTTCCGGCCAGTGTCACCGTGCTCTCCGATCCGGAACGAACCATCTATCTGATCGGCACGGCCCACGTCTCCACTGAAAGCGTGAACGACGTCCGGACCACCATCACCACCGTCCAACCGGACACGGTCTGCGTCGAACTCTGTCCGGCTCGGCTTGCCTCCATGACCAACCGGGACGCCTGGCGAAAAATGGACATCTTCAAGGTCATCAAGGAAAAAAAGGCCCTTTTTCTCCTGGCTCAGCTCGTGTTGGCCTCTTTCTACCGCAAGATCGGTGAACAGCTCGGAGTGCAGCCCGGGGCCGAGATGCTGGAAGGTGTCCGACTGGCCAGGGAAACGGGTGCAGTCCTGATCCCAGCCGACCGGGCAGTGGACGTGACCCTCAAGCGGGTCTGGGGCGGACTCGGCCTGTGGAGCCGAATGAAGATGTTGGCTCAGATGCTGGCTGGAATCCTCGGAGCCACCGATATCGACCGGGAATCCGTGGAAAACCTGAAGAACCATGACCAGCTCGAAGCCGTCATGGGCACTCTCGCCCAGACCTTTCCCGAGATCAAGGAACGGCTCATCGACGAACGGGACCTCTATCTTTCGGAAAAAATCCGCCAGTCCCCGGGCCAAGCCATTGTCGCCGTAGTCGGCGCGGGCCATGTCCCAGGCATCGTCCGCAACATCGGACGGGAGATCGATCTCGGCCCTTTGACGGTCGTTCCCAAGCCTTCTGGTTGGGGCACATTCTGGAAATGGTTCATACCGACCCTCATAATCGGGATTTTGGTCTATGGATTCGCCACGGGCGGAGCGGCCCATTCAGTCGGGTCCATCTCCATCTGGGTCTTGGTCAACGGCAGTCTATCCGCCCTGGGAGCGGCTCTGGCCCTGGCCCATCCGGCCACCATCGCCGCCACCTTCGTGGCCGCCCCCCTGACCAGCCTGAATCCCATGATCGCCGCCGGCTGGGTAGCCGGGCTCGTCCAGGCCTGGGTCAAGAAGCCCACCGTGGCCGACCTCGAAGACATCCCCAACGCCATCGGCACCCTGCGTGGTTTCTGGGGCAATCCGGTCTGCCGCATCCTCCTGGTTGTCGTCCTGGCCAACATCGGCAGCTCCATCGGGACCTTTGTCTCGGGAAGCTGGATTGCGGCCAGGACCTTCTGA